The proteins below come from a single Peromyscus leucopus breed LL Stock chromosome 13, UCI_PerLeu_2.1, whole genome shotgun sequence genomic window:
- the Cavin2 gene encoding caveolae-associated protein 2 gives MGEDAAQAEKFQHPHADMLQEKPSSPSPMPSSTPSPSLNLGSTDEAIRDNSQVNAVTVHTLLDKLVNMLDTVRENQHNMEQRQIHLEGSVKGIQNDLTKLSKYQASTSNTVNKLLEKSRKVSAHTRAVRERLEKQCVQVKRLENNHAQLLRRNHFKVLIFQEESEIPASVFVKEPVPGPAEGKEELADENKSLEDTLHNVDLSSEDELPCDEEALEDSAEEKAEESRAEKIKRSSLRKVDSLKKAFSRHNIEKKMNKLGTKIVSVERREKIKKSLTPNHQKASSGKSSPFKVSPLSFGRKKVREGESSAENEIKSEDREEGSLTEGLSEASLPGGLAEGSAEDAEKPALKGSSSGGGLGSNADLTIAEDEEEESVSLQQAQQVRYESGYGVSSEEMEASGEKPVQPAVLHVDQTA, from the exons ATGGGAGAGGACGCCGCACAAGCGGAGaagtttcagcacccacatgctgacaTGCTCCAGGAGAAGCCATCCAGCCCCAGCCCGATGCCTTCCTCCACACCGAGCCCCAGCCTGAACCTGGGGTCCACCGACGAGGCCATCCGGGACAACTCGCAGGTGAATGCGGTCACCGTACACACACTCCTGGATAAGCTAGTCAACATGCTGGACACCGTGCGGGAGAACCAGCACAACATGGAACAGCGACAGATCCACCTGGAGGGCTCGGTGAAGGGCATCCAGAACGACCTCACCAAGCTCTCCAAGTACCAGGCCTCCACCAGCAACACGGTGAACAAGCTGCTGGAGAAATCCCGCAAGGTCAGCGCTCACACGCGCGCCGTCCGGGAGCGCCTGGAGAAGCAGTGTGTACAGGTGAAGAGGTTGGAGAACAACCACGCCCAGCTCCTCCGACGCAACCACTTCAAAGTGCTCATCTTCCAG GAGGAAAGTGAGATCCCTGCCAGCGTGTTTGTGAAGGAGCCGGTTCCTGGCCCAGCCGAAGGCAAGGAGGAGCTCGCGGACGAGAACAAGTCCCTGGAGGACACGCTGCACAACGTGGACCTCTCCTCCGAGGACGAGTTGCCCTGCGACGAGGAAGCCCTGGAAGACAGCGCGGAGGAGAAGGCCGAGGAAAGCAGGGCGGAGAAAATAAAGAGGTCCAGCCTGAGGAAAGTGGATAGCCTCAAGAAAGCCTTCTCTCGCCATAACATCGAGAAAAAGATGAACAAGCTGGGGACGAAGATCGTATccgtggagaggagagagaagatcaAGAAATCGCTGACACCCAACCACCAGAAGGCGTCTTCAGGGAAAAGCTCCCCCTTCAAGGTTTCTCCGCTCTCCTTCGGTAGGAAGAAAGTCCGGGAGGGAGAAAGCTCTGCGGAAAACGAGATCAAGTCGGAAGACCGTGAGGAGGGCTCCCTCACTGAGGGCCTTTCCGAAGCATCCCTCCCCGGCGGCCTGGCGGAGGGCAGTGCAGAAGATGCTGAGAAGCCAGCCTTGAAAGGGAGCAGCTCCGGGGGCGGCCTGGGCAGCAACGCCGACCTGACCATCGCGGAAGACGAAGAAGAGGAGTCGGTGAGCCTGCAGCAGGCGCAGCAGGTGCGCTATGAGAGCGGCTACGGGGTCAGCTCCGAGGAGATGGAAGCATCCGGGGAGAAACCGGTCCAGCCGGCGGTGCTGCACGTGGACCAGACTGCCTGA